One genomic segment of Candidatus Saccharimonas sp. includes these proteins:
- a CDS encoding glycosyltransferase family 2 protein — translation MKKLITIMIPAYNEEKALPKLFERLNLLAKNTSKYDFEFLFINDGSKDKTMEIIRSESQKDSRISYINLSRNFGKENAMLAGFDYAKGDALVIIDADLQDPPELIPAMINLWEEGFDDVYAKRESREGETWLKKQTSKWFYSILDKISQIEIQRDTGDFRLLDRRAVEALKTLRETNRYTKGMFSWVGFRKKEITYKRDARVAGETKWNYAKLFNLAIEGITSFTVAPLRIATITGFFISIAAFLWIAFLLIRPLFGVPTGDGYTSIMSVILFLGGIQLLSIGILGEYIGRIFIESKNRPVYLAQEIKEFNHEKSTKKAKK, via the coding sequence ATGAAGAAACTCATTACAATCATGATTCCAGCTTATAATGAAGAAAAAGCTCTACCAAAACTTTTCGAAAGGCTCAACCTTTTAGCAAAAAACACTTCAAAATATGATTTTGAATTTCTTTTTATTAATGACGGTTCAAAAGATAAAACAATGGAAATTATTAGGAGTGAAAGCCAAAAAGATTCACGAATTTCCTACATTAATTTAAGCCGAAATTTTGGAAAAGAAAATGCAATGCTGGCAGGTTTTGATTATGCAAAAGGAGATGCATTAGTAATTATTGATGCAGATCTACAAGATCCACCAGAGTTAATTCCCGCAATGATCAACCTTTGGGAAGAAGGTTTTGATGATGTTTATGCTAAACGTGAATCTCGTGAGGGTGAAACTTGGCTTAAAAAGCAAACTTCGAAATGGTTCTACAGTATACTTGATAAAATTTCACAAATTGAAATTCAACGCGACACTGGTGATTTTCGACTTCTCGACCGCCGTGCAGTCGAAGCCCTAAAAACTCTCCGCGAAACTAACCGTTATACCAAAGGAATGTTCTCTTGGGTTGGTTTTCGAAAGAAAGAGATTACTTATAAACGTGATGCGCGTGTAGCTGGCGAAACAAAATGGAATTATGCAAAACTTTTTAATCTCGCAATTGAAGGAATCACCAGCTTTACTGTTGCGCCACTTCGCATTGCTACAATTACAGGATTTTTCATCTCAATTGCTGCATTTTTATGGATTGCTTTTTTGCTAATTCGCCCACTTTTTGGCGTTCCAACTGGTGACGGTTATACTTCAATTATGTCAGTAATTCTTTTTCTTGGCGGGATTCAGCTCCTCTCAATTGGAATTTTAGGCGAATATATTGGTCGAATTTTCATCGAAAGCAAAAATCGCCCCGTTTATCTAGCGCAAGAAATCAAGGAATTCAACCATGAAAAATCTACTAAAAAAGCTAAAAAATAG
- a CDS encoding GtrA family protein encodes MKNLLKKLKNSQEFWFAAIGGLNTILDFVILFGLTSLGISSLTANIFSTGITFINSFSLNKKITFKSVSKSKKKLVREMALFIIVTLFGLWVIQGVIIFLTLPFFESILKNPKISLLISKLIATVFSLIWNFILYKKVVFNKD; translated from the coding sequence ATGAAAAATCTACTAAAAAAGCTAAAAAATAGCCAAGAATTTTGGTTTGCAGCAATTGGCGGGTTGAATACAATTCTAGATTTTGTAATTCTTTTTGGACTAACTTCTCTTGGAATTAGCTCTTTAACTGCAAACATTTTCTCAACTGGGATTACTTTTATAAATAGCTTTAGTTTAAATAAGAAAATCACTTTTAAATCAGTTTCAAAAAGCAAAAAAAAACTTGTTCGAGAAATGGCACTTTTTATTATTGTAACACTTTTTGGACTTTGGGTTATTCAAGGTGTGATAATTTTTCTAACTTTACCATTTTTCGAAAGTATTTTAAAAAATCCAAAAATATCGCTTTTAATTTCAAAACTTATCGCTACTGTCTTCAGCTTAATCTGGAACTTTATCCTTTACAAAAAAGTTGTCTTCAATAAAGATTAA